The genomic window AGATCCTATACCGTCCGAAATGAAGGATGTACCTATAATGGACTTGTGCTCAGTACCAATCGACTGGAAGATGCTTACCACGCTGCGACCGAAGTCTAAGCAGGAAGAAGAGTACTTTAGTCGCATGACAGAGATGGCCAAGTTGCAATTGAAGACCGAAATGCGCGATCGCAGAGATTTCATTCTTAATAATTGCgttaaaaagaacaaaaacaaatctggCATTGTAGAAACTAAATTGGCAACATGTGCCGAATGCGGACAAGAAATGTGTTGTGGTATGCGAAAGTTGTTTTTTTAAGGAATTATTGAGGATTATgattatttatgaaatattttccagGCAAGGCTTGCACGGACTTCAATTACGATCTATTTGTGCGCCTTGAACCAAAAATCTCAAAGCCAAAACCACCCgtaaataacacaaacaaaGGGAAATTTTCTGGACGGAAATCACTCACAAAGAATGGGGGGAAGAATaaagtaaacaagaaaaaaatcccTTCTTCAGCCGTGGCTTAATATCTTTTATAAACTAAACGTACTGAAGGCTAAACctttataataggttgtcaaaaaagtcttgcggtattttcgctagtaagcgcgtagttctagtttcattcgtcgcatcgggtcatgctatacctttttggaaagctcatttcacgcgctaacacgtgtttgattgaatTTGTCATTTCTTtgaagtcgttcgtgagttatagcgtcgcaaacatggagcaaaataaagagaaaatacggcatattttacagtactactacgataaaggcaaaaatgcatctcaagccgccaataaaatttgtgcagtttatggacccgatacagtttccatttccaccgcacaacgatggtttcaacgttttcgttctggtgtagaggtagtcgaagatgcgccacgctccggaaggcctgtcttcgaaaattgcgatgaaatcgctgaattggtcgcaagagaccggcatagtagcagccgtagcatcggccaagagctgggcatgagtcatcaaaaattcattttaatttcaataaaaaaaaaaatccaataaaaataccgcaagacttttttgacaacccattatgtagCTTTAGAAtgtcatttatattttatagtattGCCATCTTTTTTGACCAAGATTTaagttaaaaagttaatatCGTTAAAAACGGTTTTTAAGgttgatttaataaatttcggATACCGCCGAAATTTTGTTCGACAAAAGTAGTTTAGTAACTTTCCATCGACAACAGTTAAGataatgtcaataaaaaaaaaaaacaatttgtcaaAATGTGATTCCGATGTTAAATTAAGTTAGGTTACACCTTTGCAATGCTAGATAGGGGCTCATTTTTAATACGAGTTGAAATTTCGGTCGAGCAGCCGTCAACgctttttgtgaaatttaatggaGACTAGATATCTAATTCGAATACTAAGTACTAGTATTACTTGGTAAGTAATACTAGATATCTAAGATGAATTCTGTGACTAGGTTACTAATATCCAGAGCCTGCAATCTTTTCGAGACCGTGTGGGTaaaacacatatgcacataatcTTGTAGATCCTGCATGCTCTTAAGGCATTCCAACTCGTCAGCGTCAGTCCTTTAAGAAATTCCGTTGtgtttcgtttttgcttttttcctaAACTGATTAGGCAGTCGAGCGGATtacacttttggcaatctcatcaaaTTAAGCATCTTTCGAGTCCCGGAATGTTCTTGCGGTCTGGAACCCAGTGTATATGCGGTTGTTTTCCGGCAACCACTTTATGTACTGCCTCACTGCTTTTAAGCACATTCTCTGAAGTAATGTGATGCGAGATTATTGCCTTAATTGCCGTCTGGCTATTAAAGTACATAttgatcatttttatactcttgcaacatgttgctactgagtataaaagttttgctcacctaacggttgttcgtatcacctaaaactgaGCGACATAGATATAGGATGACGATATgaattgaaatccggatgacggtctgtctgcccgtccttCCATCCGTGCAAGCAATAACTTCAGTAGAAATCAATATATCTTGATGCAACTTGGTATGAACGAATTCGTAGACGGACGTAATCGGAACACTGCCaagcccacaaaacgccataaaccgaaaacctataaagtgcaataactaagcactaaattaagataaacTAAAGACCTGTAATTTGACACAAAAGATCGCAATAGCAAGGATGCCTTATGGGAAAATAAATCTTGAAATATGAAATCGGACCACAACCGCGCCTACATCTCATATAACTCAATCTAATTCACTTTCAAGTATTCAAATTAAGCATCAATTAATGTATCGGGCTAAATCTTCTCTGGAATACTTTCCTTGAAGTCTGCCagcttatgaccaaaaattattaatactagaccaaaactgttcaactCCCCCGGTACCGAATATATGGACCCTCGTTCCTATAGCgaactttttatcaaaaatatgggtcaatatataagatatatatgtatatcttatctGATAATAATATAACCGTatgccaaaaatgggttgaatcgaatCAATAATTCCCAGTCCCCATGtacctaataaaaaaatttgcaaactgATTTTATActataggggtattctcttgttCTTGAAAGACccggtgcacggtgcaagaattgcagatttacaacggcacaacaacaaacacacgcagaaaaatctttgcaagggctgtaaaatatgtcagaccaaaacctatgtatatttgcgtgcaatgtcacgcaaaaatataattgcaaccctgttgtagttgccattttacataaagacatattacgtcgttaaattgttgaggaagataagttttaaatgcattttattatttctatttaaattttaaagatttgttacagttttttttcttaaaaatgtatgcagaaggtgcgccaaatcacaatagccatgcttaatagtcattcacaacaaattgaccgaattagccattcatatatcactagattctgcaatgggtgctctcgtgctcttgtatatttcggtatagtatttttgcaatctgcaatcttgcaagagcaagagaataccccttatatataataaatgcgAGTTATGTCAACTCAAGTGTGCGTGGTTTTTTAATAACGGTACATCTTTGTGCCTGAAATTAATAACATCAATTGAAAACTTGCATATgactaatatcaagattttcaaacatccagTTGACATTAACCCGCATGTAGTGGTGATTATATGTGAGGAACCTTATTGAAACTCTGATATCATCTTTTTCTGTTAAAACCTCTCATACGCTTAAtacaagattttcaaacttaccgtatatatcggtcaatatgttagatatcttaataaaattaattgaacgtataatattggatatatgCATTATATTTTAATGCCGACCAGATGTGATATTGGACTATGAATTACCCAAATCCCCCACTGTCGGTTAGTGtatcagatatatgtatgtatgtatataaaattgcttgaaaatatgttcttgaatatacgagtatgtacctGAGCAATGTCAAAAGTTAGTTAAATCAGGCCGTTCCTTTCTCTGTCCCAATATATCGTATATGTATAGTGATTTCCGAATTTCCACCTGACATTACGActttctaataaaattaaatggacAACTTGACAATTAAGTTTGCCACTAAATATTATAGAGTTGGTCTAAAACTCATATccctaatataaagaatttcgatcctctggttgacgttttccacATCAACCCAATATGTATGATAAACTAAGCCTCTTCGGTTCAGTTTATAAGACACAGTTCTCATTACATGATAgtccatatacataaataaaaatgaataccaaaaatgtatgtacgcgcataactcaataacgcctggaccaatttggccaattctttttcttaaatgtttgttgaagttcaaggatggtttttacggcgagaaaaattcgaatagtttccggaaaacccctaaaaacagcccttttcttttccccatacaaacgttacaataaatatgtatgaatgtttgtttgttagtaacactaagagaacggttgatgaaatttttaaaggttgtttgttgtagatcgggaaaggtttagaaacaaaataccttataattttcatgaggagaagtcggaaaattggacaattccaaaaattaacatttttcatacacatttttttcaatttttgtttgttttgtttttcaatattttgatttgtaaattatttgaatcgttcaattgcggtcgcttgcttttttattccggctatccaaaggaaaaattattgaaaattattcagtgaaaactttatgtatgtttcagacgatgtgatcaattacagattgaaatttgttacgaagccacgaagaggtggcgctaatattggtcggcgttcttttgccatcaacgtatggcagcccaaagaaaggcaagaagtactcccaaaatgcgatgacatacgtgcggaattatggatcgcggtcaatcagctagcgatcgtaacgatatcacagcacgactttttaaacaatagctgcgatgtttgatggtctttatcttgaagcagcctatggtatatatgatgctgttagatgctgaatgtgttctgttgagtagcaaaaaagaggtttgccgcacgcacacattcttctttggatgcggatggtgattacaccagatcaaattgatgaaatcatttcagcggaaattcctgattcagagatagatccagaattatacgaagtggtggaaaccaatatggttcatagaccttgcgaaccttacaatcccactttggtttgtatgtctgacaataaatgcacgaaacactactcatgtgcttttctttcggaaacggaaaggGGAAacgatggatattcactgtatcggcgtcgctcaccagacgacaatgggagaacatttagaggcgtgaatatcgacgttaacaacacatcgaagttgacaacacatggatcgtaccatattcgccacttttgtctaattcgcattcaaaactcatgtcaatgttgaatattgcagattggtgaaatcgatcaaatacgtttgcaagtacgtctccaaagaaagcaacatagcggttattggccttgaacgatatgagatcagcagtatcgaatgggtgtgaactgcaataaagcgctttgtaggatatttacttttgcaattcatgaaagttttccgactgttttgcgtctcgcggttcaacttcatttaagtcatcgcgtattgtgaatggtacagtgtgtgcaacattttgagaagcatgccagcagtagcatttgctggaacatgataatcactggaaacagacaaAGGACAATACGatagtacttcgcatgccactgaagttcgcatacttttcgcgaagatcatttcgacatataagcctttaaattcgcgttaattatgggatacgaaaaaatgacattgccgatgacattttacattgtacgGATATTCGCTataaattggaaatgggcaaatttcggttgatacttccagtggtttgatatcaatttcacctccttTTTGTCAATTCatttcaacggaagatgaactcatcacgaatgtttatccgcacattggcaaaattatcgtaactgcaattgcttgagtgcacgcgcaattttagttgccaaaaataccgatgttaataaCCTAAACTGGAAGATCcaaagtcaaatttcgggaggtttgcgctcatataaatcgatcgatcgtcttgacaaggaagacgaaaccgtaaattatccagtggaatttccaaataccaTACGAAGCCTGcgccagcatcatttgcgtcttaaagttggatctgtcattattatgtttcacaatcttcatgcgccgaaactgtgtaatggaacccgaatgattatgacgtagttatcgaatacaagggacagccatttcagttcaaacgtattcaatttccagggaaaattgcccttgcgttgacaatcaaggGAATCGGGAAATGcaatgtttttcacacggccagatatatgtggtgtgttgacgagttggaaacccatcttctctatatatttacgcaccagaacagaaatcaaaaaattatgtttattaagttgcgctacataaaaaaaatgtagaaaaatcgtaaataaatcattttcgacagaataaaatttcaactttttttcatttcaaaacacataatttcacgcagggcaacggctgcggggtcagctagttttaatataattttcgttgacacgattgaaatatacatacgtacatacacatattgaaatatacaagtatagttTGGTATTAATAAAACTAAGTAAGCGCAAGAAGACCTCCAATATTGTGTAAAAGGAAACCACATTTGTTTGTAATAAATTCGCGATTTCGCTAAAcaatgaatgttgaattctttcgcAAAAGTTTCTTAGGTTTTTCCAACATCTGAGGATGGCTtcgatccttgcaagttgcaagagtataatatgttcggttacacccgaacttagcccttccttacttgttctaatttattatttcaacttttcttttaGACAATtggacatatttatttaaatataactcaaattattatattattagaaTTATATTCAGGgatttgataaatatttatataagaataGAGAGAGTAGCGAATGGGATAAACATCTGGTTGGAATCCTAATGTTAATGCATATTcaaaactaaatgaaattatagttaagaaaacattttttaaaaataataataatattgaacaATCTCCAGTGAACAAAGCACTTGGAAATCACTATATTGGGGCTAGGGGAAAATGTGAGCTGTCACTTACGTTCTGGTtaacttaaggggttaggggtagttagaattttcaaaaaattatttttttttttgcattttcgtcaAGTGTACTATCTTAAAAAgattccctgaaaatttcatgttgatccgataattagtttttgagttattcgacaaataacaaagacagctcgggcacttcaaagcgctggtgtgaaactttaaacgcgtttttctcaaaactgtgtaTGTTTTTTGAACCGGTGACAACAGTAACTCGAAAACCGTTCagtatattttaatgaaatttatacagcatttagaatacataataaactcgggcctgatcgaaggatttttattttttcgaaatttttttaattttttaagaccaattaactgttgattttttcgcaaaaatttagaaaaaa from Bactrocera tryoni isolate S06 chromosome 5, CSIRO_BtryS06_freeze2, whole genome shotgun sequence includes these protein-coding regions:
- the LOC120778156 gene encoding uncharacterized protein LOC120778156, whose protein sequence is MSKLEDILAKKKTVVPVLDLSKNIAQTKEEFKRLMEKVPDYKMRPIKVRADEIKIKEKDFSFKISKREVRKLSKHNGEREPIYTYADPIPSEMKDVPIMDLCSVPIDWKMLTTLRPKSKQEEEYFSRMTEMAKLQLKTEMRDRRDFILNNCVKKNKNKSGIVETKLATCAECGQEMCCGKACTDFNYDLFVRLEPKISKPKPPVNNTNKGKFSGRKSLTKNGGKNKVNKKKIPSSAVA